From Myotis daubentonii chromosome 15, mMyoDau2.1, whole genome shotgun sequence, one genomic window encodes:
- the BLVRB gene encoding flavin reductase (NADPH) has product MSVKKIAIFGATGRTGLTTLAQAVQAGYEVTVLVRDSSRLPSEGPQPAHVVVGDVRQAADVDKTVAGQDAVIVLLGTGNDLSPTTVMSEGAQNIVAAMKAHGVDKVVACTSAFLLWDPAKVPPRLQDVTDDHIRMHKVLQDSGLKYVAVMPPHIGDQPLTGAYTVTLDGRGPSRVISKHDLGHFMLRCLTTDEYDGHRTYPSHQYD; this is encoded by the exons ATGTCGGTAAAGAAGATTGCCATCTTCGGCGCCACCGGCAGGACCGGGCTCACCACGCTGGCGCAGGCGGTGCAAGCAG GTTATGAGGTGACAGTGCTGGTGCGGGACTCCTCCAGGTTGCCTTCGGAGGGGCCCCAGCCAGCCCACGTGGTAGTGGGCGATGTTCGGCAGGCAGCCGACGTGGACAAGACTGTGGCTGGGCAGGACGCTGTCATCGTGCTGTTGGGCACCGGCAATGACCTCA GTCCTACCACAGTGATGTCCGAGGGTGCCCAGAACATTGTGGCGGCCATGAAGGCCCATGGTGTGGACAAGGTCGTGGCCTGCACCTCGG ccttcctgctaTGGGACCCAGCCAAGGTGCCCCCAAGACTACAGGATGTGACCGATGACCACATCCGGATGCACAAGGTGCTGCAGGATTCGGGTCTGAAGTACGTGGCCGTGATGCCGCCCCACATAG GGGACCAGCCACTGACCGGGGCCTACACAGTGACCCTGGATGGAAGGGGACCCTCAAGGGTCATCTCCAAACATGACCTAGGCCACTTCATGCTGCGCTGCCTCACCACTGACGAGTATGATGGGCACAGAACCTACCCTTCCCACCAGTATGACTAG